One Elusimicrobiota bacterium DNA segment encodes these proteins:
- a CDS encoding aminoglycoside phosphotransferase family protein codes for MRVGVDFDNTLACYDGVFHQAALEKGLIPQSLPASKNSVRDYLRRAGREPSWTKLQGLVYGKRMGEVAPFPGTLEFFKLCRERGLELFIISHKTRQPSRGEACDLVAAALAWLKAKGFLNPERGGIESSRVYFEPSKLEKLERISRLACDVFVDDLPEFLAEPEFPAGTRKILFDPGEECVAGSFWTARSWAEIGGRLLAPAEAESPAYLSVEAGLGELLSLSPLLGGANNQVFRLRACGGSALLKAYFRDGPEGRDRLGAEFAFCRYAWSRGARRAPKPLACDSERGLGLYEWIEGCKLKAGEPQEAAVEEALAFLEDLNRDRSEDLDLPEAAEACFTLRAHLDAVEGRLERLRRLAPSGELDGRCLAFVQGEIWPRWQEERRRAEAESLSDDRGLDEPLAREDRILSPSDFGFHNALLSAEGRMRFFDFEYAGWDDPAKLVCDFFCQPAVPAAPELLPIFSERVAALTAHPGLQLKRFERLAGVYRLKWVGILLNDFLPQAGRRRRFALGAAAEAERKAEQLDKARLALEGAAKA; via the coding sequence GTGAGGGTCGGCGTCGATTTTGACAATACCTTGGCTTGCTACGACGGGGTCTTTCACCAAGCCGCCCTGGAGAAGGGCTTGATTCCGCAAAGCCTGCCCGCGAGCAAAAACTCCGTCCGGGACTACCTGCGCCGGGCGGGGCGGGAGCCTTCGTGGACCAAGCTGCAGGGCCTGGTCTATGGCAAGCGCATGGGAGAAGTCGCTCCTTTTCCCGGGACGCTCGAGTTCTTCAAGCTCTGTCGCGAGCGGGGCCTGGAGCTCTTCATTATCAGCCATAAGACGCGGCAGCCCTCCAGGGGAGAGGCCTGCGACCTGGTCGCCGCGGCCCTCGCGTGGCTCAAAGCCAAGGGCTTTCTCAATCCAGAGCGCGGGGGGATCGAGTCGAGCCGGGTCTATTTCGAGCCTTCCAAGTTGGAGAAGCTCGAGCGCATCAGCCGGCTCGCCTGCGACGTCTTTGTGGACGACCTGCCCGAGTTTTTGGCCGAGCCCGAGTTCCCCGCGGGAACGCGGAAAATACTCTTCGATCCCGGCGAGGAGTGCGTCGCGGGAAGTTTTTGGACGGCGCGCTCCTGGGCGGAAATCGGCGGGCGCCTGCTTGCGCCCGCCGAAGCAGAGAGTCCTGCTTATTTGTCGGTAGAAGCCGGTCTAGGAGAGCTCCTCTCCCTTTCTCCGTTGCTGGGAGGAGCCAACAATCAGGTATTCCGTCTCCGGGCTTGCGGCGGGAGCGCGCTTTTGAAGGCCTACTTCAGGGACGGTCCCGAGGGGCGGGACCGCTTGGGGGCCGAGTTCGCCTTTTGCCGCTACGCCTGGTCCCGGGGCGCGCGCCGCGCGCCCAAGCCTTTGGCTTGCGACTCCGAGCGAGGGCTCGGCCTCTACGAATGGATCGAGGGCTGCAAGCTTAAGGCCGGGGAGCCCCAGGAGGCGGCGGTGGAGGAGGCCCTGGCCTTTCTGGAGGATTTGAACCGGGACCGGAGCGAGGACTTGGATCTGCCCGAGGCGGCGGAGGCGTGCTTTACCTTGCGCGCGCACTTGGACGCGGTGGAGGGCCGGCTCGAGCGCCTGCGGCGCTTAGCGCCTTCCGGCGAACTGGACGGCCGGTGCCTGGCTTTCGTCCAGGGGGAGATCTGGCCCCGCTGGCAGGAGGAGCGGCGCCGGGCCGAAGCCGAATCCCTCTCGGACGACCGCGGCTTGGACGAGCCCTTGGCCCGGGAGGACAGGATTTTGTCGCCCTCGGATTTCGGCTTCCACAACGCTCTGCTTTCGGCCGAGGGGCGGATGCGCTTCTTCGACTTCGAATACGCGGGCTGGGACGATCCCGCCAAACTAGTCTGCGATTTCTTCTGCCAGCCGGCCGTTCCGGCGGCTCCGGAGCTCCTGCCGATTTTTTCGGAGCGCGTCGCGGCCTTGACGGCCCACCCGGGACTCCAGCTTAAGCGCTTCGAGCGGCTGGCCGGCGTCTACCGCCTCAAATGGGTTGGAATCCTCCTCAACGATTTCCTGCCGCAGGCGGGGCGCAGGCGGCGCTTCGCCTTGGGCGCGGCCGCCGAGGCCGAGCGCAAGGCGGAACAGCTCGACAAGGCGCGGCTCGCCCTCGAGGGGGCCGCCAAGGCATGA
- a CDS encoding zinc-binding dehydrogenase, with translation MKTSAAVLVELGRPLEQAELELAPLKPGQVLVEVRYSGVCHTQLLEAEGWRGQDSYLPHCLGHEGSGVVLEAGPGVSKVKPSESVILSWVKGQGRDAPGSVHLWGSRKVNAGPIATFMRHAIISENRLTPLGAEISLREAALLGCAIPTGFGAVFNAARPQPGQSLVVFGAGGVGLCAVAAARILGCAPIVAVDIVPAKLELAKKMGADQTVDAAKEPVLEALRKIFPKGADFAVEATGRPEAMQNALAAVRPQGGAAVVVGNARHGETLSLDPRELNLGKRLLGTWGGDNFPDRDYPRYARLWAGGRADLSPLLGRAYSLEEVGLAFQDLRQGRAARPLIEMRASA, from the coding sequence ATGAAGACCTCCGCCGCGGTCCTGGTGGAACTGGGGCGGCCTCTGGAGCAGGCCGAGCTCGAGTTAGCGCCCCTAAAGCCCGGGCAGGTTTTGGTCGAGGTCCGCTACAGCGGGGTCTGCCACACCCAGCTTTTGGAGGCCGAGGGTTGGCGCGGCCAAGATTCGTACCTGCCGCATTGCCTCGGGCACGAGGGAAGCGGGGTGGTGCTGGAGGCCGGGCCGGGCGTGTCCAAGGTCAAGCCCTCGGAGAGCGTCATCCTCTCCTGGGTGAAGGGGCAGGGCAGGGACGCTCCGGGCTCGGTGCACCTATGGGGAAGCCGCAAGGTCAACGCCGGCCCCATCGCCACTTTCATGCGCCATGCCATCATCAGCGAGAACCGTTTGACCCCCCTGGGCGCGGAGATTTCCCTGCGCGAGGCGGCCTTGCTCGGCTGCGCGATCCCCACGGGCTTTGGGGCGGTGTTCAACGCGGCCCGCCCCCAGCCGGGACAGAGCTTGGTCGTGTTCGGGGCCGGTGGGGTGGGTCTCTGCGCCGTGGCCGCGGCCAGGATCCTCGGCTGCGCTCCGATCGTGGCCGTGGACATCGTGCCGGCCAAGCTCGAGCTGGCCAAGAAGATGGGGGCCGACCAGACCGTGGACGCCGCAAAGGAGCCGGTTCTTGAGGCCTTGCGCAAGATTTTCCCGAAGGGCGCGGATTTCGCGGTCGAGGCTACGGGCCGACCCGAGGCCATGCAGAACGCCTTGGCCGCGGTCAGGCCCCAGGGCGGCGCGGCCGTGGTGGTTGGGAATGCCAGGCACGGCGAGACGCTGTCCTTGGACCCGCGGGAGCTCAACTTGGGCAAGCGGCTCCTGGGCACCTGGGGCGGCGACAATTTCCCGGACCGGGACTACCCGCGCTACGCCCGGCTTTGGGCCGGCGGCCGGGCCGATCTCTCGCCCTTGCTCGGCCGGGCCTATTCCCTGGAAGAGGTGGGCCTGGCCTTCCAGGATTTGCGCCAGGGGCGGGCGGCCCGCCCGCTCATCGAGATGCGGGCAAGCGCGTGA
- a CDS encoding transketolase: protein MRNAFAAELLTLAEEDPRVVLLSGDIGNRLFDNFKAHCRERFFNCGVAEANMIGVAAGLAMNGLKPVAYTITPFVTTRCLEQIRVDLCYHNVPVVVVGVGGGLSYASLGATHHSCEDIAFLRALPNMTVLCPGDAVETRLALRAALGLSGPAYIRIGKKGEPVVHQSPPRFEIGKGILLKEGKDVCLLSTGNTLPLALASAEILGTKGISIRVVSLHTVKPLDEELLRAAFSKRMFVATLEEHSVIGGLGGAVAEWLADHPHVGARLLRLGTPDEFLHEVGEQEHAREFFGLTPEAVSRRIEEARREQAARP from the coding sequence ATGAGGAACGCTTTCGCGGCCGAGCTCCTAACACTTGCCGAAGAAGATCCTCGCGTGGTGCTTCTATCCGGGGACATCGGCAACCGGCTCTTCGACAATTTCAAGGCGCACTGCCGCGAGCGCTTCTTCAACTGCGGGGTGGCCGAGGCCAACATGATCGGGGTGGCCGCGGGACTGGCCATGAACGGGCTCAAGCCCGTGGCCTACACCATCACCCCCTTCGTCACGACCCGGTGCCTTGAGCAGATTCGGGTGGATCTCTGCTACCACAATGTCCCGGTCGTGGTGGTGGGCGTGGGCGGCGGGCTCTCCTACGCCTCCTTGGGAGCCACGCATCACTCCTGCGAGGACATCGCCTTCCTGCGGGCCCTGCCCAACATGACGGTGCTCTGCCCCGGGGACGCGGTGGAAACGCGCCTGGCCCTGCGCGCGGCCTTGGGGCTCTCGGGTCCCGCCTACATCCGCATCGGAAAGAAGGGCGAGCCCGTCGTGCATCAAAGCCCTCCTCGTTTCGAAATAGGGAAAGGGATCCTTTTAAAGGAAGGAAAGGACGTTTGCCTTCTGAGCACGGGCAATACTTTGCCGCTGGCCCTTGCGTCGGCGGAGATCCTCGGCACCAAGGGAATTTCCATCAGAGTCGTGAGTCTCCACACGGTCAAGCCCTTGGACGAGGAATTGCTGCGCGCGGCCTTCTCCAAGAGAATGTTCGTGGCGACCTTGGAGGAGCACAGCGTCATAGGAGGCCTTGGAGGGGCCGTGGCGGAGTGGCTGGCCGACCATCCGCATGTCGGCGCGCGCCTTTTGCGCCTGGGCACCCCCGATGAGTTTCTCCACGAAGTCGGGGAACAGGAGCATGCGAGGGAGTTCTTCGGGTTGACGCCGGAGGCCGTCTCTCGGCGCATCGAAGAGGCCCGCCGCGAGCAGGCGGCGCGGCCATGA
- a CDS encoding transketolase encodes MIENASDVRELEAAARRVRGKVIEMSCRAGTAHLASSLSCVDILVAAYWGILRIDPKDPRSPDRDRLILSKGHAISSLYAVLAYRGFFPVERLERYNQPGSGLPEQPSPGCVPGLEAATGSLGHGLPLGAGMALAARILGRSYRVFVVMSDGECNEGSVWEAAMFAAGRGLGNVTVVVDYNKWQATDRSEAVMALKPLRQKWESFGWSASEADGHDVGALVRSLSRLPEPGKPTAIIAHTVKGKGVSFMEDDNNWHYQSPSRAQLKEALKELGLA; translated from the coding sequence ATGATTGAGAACGCTTCGGACGTTCGCGAGCTGGAGGCGGCGGCGCGCCGCGTGCGGGGCAAAGTCATCGAGATGTCCTGCAGGGCCGGGACCGCGCATTTGGCCTCGTCTCTGTCATGCGTGGACATTTTGGTGGCGGCCTATTGGGGGATACTGCGCATCGATCCCAAGGACCCGCGGAGCCCGGACCGGGACCGCTTGATCTTGAGCAAGGGACACGCGATTTCAAGCCTTTACGCGGTGTTGGCCTACAGGGGCTTTTTCCCGGTGGAGAGGCTGGAGCGCTACAACCAGCCGGGCAGCGGCCTTCCCGAGCAGCCGAGCCCGGGCTGCGTGCCGGGCCTGGAGGCCGCGACCGGTTCCTTGGGGCACGGCCTGCCCCTGGGCGCGGGGATGGCCCTGGCCGCGCGGATACTTGGCCGTTCGTACCGAGTCTTCGTGGTGATGAGCGACGGGGAATGCAACGAGGGCTCGGTCTGGGAGGCGGCGATGTTCGCCGCGGGGCGGGGCCTTGGGAACGTGACGGTGGTGGTGGACTACAACAAGTGGCAGGCTACCGACCGCAGCGAGGCCGTCATGGCCTTGAAGCCATTGAGGCAGAAATGGGAAAGCTTCGGCTGGAGCGCGTCCGAGGCGGACGGCCATGACGTCGGCGCTTTGGTCCGGTCCCTGTCGCGTCTCCCCGAGCCCGGCAAGCCCACGGCGATTATCGCGCATACGGTGAAGGGCAAGGGGGTCTCTTTCATGGAGGACGACAACAATTGGCACTATCAGTCTCCCTCCCGGGCCCAGCTCAAAGAGGCCTTGAAGGAGTTGGGCCTGGCATGA
- a CDS encoding NAD-dependent epimerase/dehydratase, with amino-acid sequence MAIKTVLVTGGAGYVGAVLVPKLLAKGYEVKVLDLYIFGESVFDGCGANPRLVQIKGDLRDGKLLEKSLAGCDAVIHLACISNDPSFELNPSLGRSINYDAFPPLVQASRGAGVRRFIYASSSSVYGVKEEQNVTEELPLEPLTDYSKYKALCEDVLLKERRPGFTALILRPATVCGYSPRLRLDLTVNILTNDAVNKRRMKVFGGEQMRPNIHIEDMADLYVRSLEWPDEAVDGKIYNAGYHNHKVRQIAEMVRRVVGPDVEIETVPTDDHRSYHISSEKIGRELGFLPKRSIEDAIRDLSAAYAAGKIPNPLTDIRYSNIKTIQSLRLK; translated from the coding sequence ATGGCTATAAAAACAGTGCTGGTGACGGGCGGGGCGGGCTACGTGGGAGCGGTGCTGGTGCCCAAGCTCCTGGCCAAGGGCTACGAGGTGAAAGTGCTCGACCTCTATATCTTCGGGGAAAGCGTCTTCGACGGATGCGGCGCGAATCCCCGGCTTGTCCAAATCAAGGGGGATTTGCGGGATGGGAAGCTCCTTGAGAAATCCCTCGCCGGCTGCGACGCGGTGATACATCTGGCCTGCATCTCCAACGATCCCAGTTTCGAGCTGAACCCATCCCTGGGACGCTCCATCAATTACGACGCCTTCCCGCCCTTGGTGCAGGCCTCGCGGGGCGCGGGGGTCCGGCGCTTCATTTACGCATCCTCCTCCAGCGTTTATGGAGTCAAGGAGGAGCAGAACGTGACCGAGGAGCTGCCTTTGGAGCCCCTCACCGACTACTCAAAGTACAAGGCCTTGTGCGAGGACGTCCTTTTGAAGGAAAGGAGGCCGGGCTTTACGGCGTTGATCCTGCGGCCGGCCACGGTGTGCGGCTATTCCCCGCGCCTGCGCCTGGATTTGACGGTCAACATCCTCACCAACGACGCGGTCAACAAGCGCCGGATGAAGGTCTTCGGCGGTGAGCAGATGAGGCCAAATATCCACATAGAGGACATGGCAGATCTCTATGTACGCTCCCTGGAGTGGCCGGACGAGGCGGTGGACGGAAAGATCTACAACGCGGGCTACCATAATCACAAGGTGCGCCAGATCGCCGAGATGGTGCGTCGGGTGGTCGGCCCGGACGTGGAGATAGAGACCGTGCCCACCGACGACCACCGCTCCTATCACATCTCCTCGGAAAAGATCGGGCGCGAGCTCGGATTCCTCCCGAAGAGATCCATCGAGGATGCGATCCGCGATCTCTCGGCCGCCTATGCCGCGGGCAAGATCCCGAATCCGCTCACCGACATTCGCTATTCCAACATCAAGACCATTCAGAGCCTCCGGCTTAAATGA
- a CDS encoding adenylyltransferase/cytidyltransferase family protein: MRGSPKIRTLEALAPVLARARSRNKRIVLCHGVFDLLHLGHIRYFENARKLGDILVVTVTADRYVNKGPMRPAFTEEMRAEAVAALDCVDHVAINQWPMAVEAIKKLKPHYYVKGAEYKDAAKDHTKGITMEEEAIKSVGGKIAFTQDITFSASHLIKRYLPVFTKEVSEYLAGFASRYVSDEVLGYLKGAGKLKVLAIGEAIIDDYRYCEAIGKSSKEPMLAVRHLTAEKFNGGILAVGNHAANFCAQTGLVTFLGDRDSQEDFIVDNLNAKIRRHFLRRKNSPTIVKRRYIEQYFFTKLIEVYEMNSNALDPEEDKELCRVLKAEIPRYDVVIVVDFGHGMLSDKAVKIICDKSKFLAVNAQTNADNLGYQTIGRYPRADYIAMAEKEFRLEARDRRGDLRKIVLEAIKGIKCDRIIATRGKFGCLAYDKKAGFFEVPALAGQVVDRMGAGDAFLSVTAPCVAQKAPLEVVGFIGNAVGAQAVATVGNRSAIEPVALFKNIESLMK, translated from the coding sequence ATGAGGGGCAGCCCGAAGATCCGCACCCTGGAGGCGCTGGCCCCCGTCCTTGCGCGGGCGCGCTCCCGCAACAAGAGAATCGTCCTCTGCCACGGGGTGTTCGACCTCCTGCACCTCGGGCACATCCGCTACTTCGAGAACGCCAGGAAGCTGGGCGATATCCTGGTCGTGACCGTCACCGCGGACCGCTACGTCAACAAGGGTCCCATGAGGCCCGCCTTCACCGAAGAGATGCGCGCCGAGGCGGTGGCCGCGCTCGACTGCGTGGATCACGTGGCCATCAACCAGTGGCCCATGGCCGTCGAAGCCATCAAGAAGCTCAAGCCCCATTATTACGTCAAGGGAGCCGAATACAAGGACGCGGCTAAGGACCACACCAAAGGAATTACCATGGAGGAGGAGGCGATCAAGTCCGTCGGGGGCAAAATCGCCTTCACGCAAGACATCACCTTCAGCGCCTCGCACCTCATCAAGCGCTACCTTCCGGTTTTCACCAAGGAAGTGAGCGAGTACCTGGCGGGATTTGCGAGCCGCTACGTCTCGGACGAGGTGCTGGGCTATCTCAAGGGGGCCGGCAAGCTCAAGGTCCTGGCGATCGGCGAGGCCATCATAGACGACTACCGCTACTGCGAGGCCATCGGGAAATCCTCCAAGGAGCCCATGCTCGCGGTCAGGCACTTGACGGCCGAGAAGTTCAACGGCGGGATACTGGCCGTGGGAAACCACGCCGCCAATTTCTGCGCCCAGACGGGCCTGGTCACCTTCCTCGGCGACCGGGACTCCCAGGAGGATTTTATAGTCGACAATCTCAACGCCAAGATCCGCAGGCATTTTTTGAGGCGGAAGAACTCCCCGACCATAGTCAAGCGCCGCTACATAGAGCAATACTTCTTCACCAAGCTCATCGAGGTCTACGAGATGAACAGCAACGCCTTGGACCCCGAGGAAGACAAGGAGCTTTGCCGGGTGCTCAAGGCCGAGATCCCCCGTTACGACGTGGTGATCGTGGTGGATTTCGGGCACGGCATGCTCTCCGATAAGGCGGTGAAGATCATCTGCGACAAGTCGAAGTTCCTCGCGGTCAACGCCCAGACCAACGCCGATAACCTGGGCTACCAGACCATCGGCCGCTACCCCCGCGCCGATTACATCGCCATGGCCGAGAAGGAGTTCCGCCTCGAGGCCCGCGACCGCAGGGGAGACCTGAGGAAGATCGTGCTCGAGGCCATCAAGGGCATCAAATGCGACCGGATCATAGCGACCCGCGGCAAGTTCGGATGCCTGGCCTACGACAAGAAGGCCGGATTTTTCGAAGTGCCGGCCCTGGCGGGCCAGGTCGTGGACCGCATGGGGGCCGGGGACGCATTCCTGTCGGTTACGGCCCCGTGCGTGGCGCAAAAGGCGCCCCTCGAGGTCGTGGGGTTCATCGGCAACGCGGTCGGAGCCCAGGCCGTGGCCACGGTGGGAAACCGCTCGGCCATCGAGCCCGTGGCTCTGTTCAAGAACATCGAATCCTTGATGAAATGA
- a CDS encoding SDR family oxidoreductase, translating to MVQSRAVVTGGAGFIGSHLTERLLADGWTVSVLDNFSTGRPENLAHLRENPCLEVHRADVSDAAAVSELLRGADAVFHLAALADIVPSIQDPLAYHRANVDGTAAVLEASRRRGVKRFVYAASSSCYGIPDRFPTSETAPARPMYPYALTKYAAEQYVLHWAQVYRLPCVSLRLFNVYGPRSRTSGTYGAVFGVFLAQKLAGKPFTVVGDGSQTRDFTFVSDVAAAFVKAAESEISGEVFNVGSGSTTSVNRLVSLLRGEVVRIPKRPGEPDCTFADTAKIRERLGWRPKISFEEGVRIMLENIECWREAPVWEEQSIADATKEWFAHLGGRP from the coding sequence ATCGTGCAATCGCGAGCCGTCGTGACCGGGGGAGCGGGGTTCATCGGAAGCCATTTGACCGAGAGACTTCTGGCCGACGGCTGGACCGTGTCGGTCCTGGACAATTTCTCCACGGGCCGCCCCGAGAACTTGGCCCATCTCCGGGAGAACCCGTGCCTCGAGGTCCATCGGGCGGACGTCTCGGACGCGGCGGCGGTTTCGGAGCTTCTGCGCGGCGCCGACGCCGTGTTCCATCTGGCCGCCTTGGCCGACATCGTGCCCTCGATCCAGGATCCCTTGGCCTATCACAGGGCCAACGTGGACGGGACCGCCGCGGTTCTCGAGGCCTCGCGGCGCCGCGGGGTCAAGCGCTTCGTCTACGCCGCCTCCTCCTCGTGCTACGGCATCCCCGACCGCTTTCCCACGTCTGAGACCGCCCCGGCCCGGCCCATGTACCCCTACGCCCTCACCAAGTACGCGGCCGAGCAGTACGTTCTTCATTGGGCCCAGGTCTACCGCTTGCCCTGCGTCAGCCTGCGCCTCTTCAACGTCTATGGGCCGAGATCTCGCACGAGCGGGACCTACGGCGCGGTTTTCGGCGTGTTCCTCGCCCAGAAGCTGGCCGGCAAGCCCTTCACGGTGGTAGGCGACGGCAGCCAAACCCGCGATTTCACCTTTGTGAGCGACGTGGCGGCGGCTTTCGTCAAGGCCGCCGAGTCCGAGATCTCAGGGGAGGTCTTCAACGTGGGCTCCGGAAGCACCACCAGCGTCAACCGGCTGGTGAGTCTGTTGAGAGGAGAGGTTGTCCGTATCCCCAAGAGGCCGGGAGAGCCCGACTGCACTTTCGCCGACACCGCCAAGATACGGGAGCGCTTGGGGTGGCGGCCGAAAATATCGTTCGAGGAAGGGGTGCGCATCATGCTTGAGAACATCGAGTGCTGGCGGGAGGCTCCGGTCTGGGAGGAGCAGAGCATCGCCGACGCGACCAAGGAGTGGTTCGCCCATCTCGGGGGTAGGCCATGA
- a CDS encoding class I SAM-dependent methyltransferase produces the protein MGISRSALKILMKEASRRRFEGRLLTLGRQDVLFSEEVLRVVAREFGFKLAQTEPAAPSHNPALAEEGCIGDDWLFGSLGFSGVETLDFSDFESARHVFDMNRPAAEIPAGLAERFDVILDAGTIEHVFNIPNALGGIFRMLKPGGRVIHIAPSSNHMDHGFYMFSPTLFWDYYQANGFEINAMQVCRSTGHWKDDPWQICDYFPGSLDHLGIGGLDESAYAVVCVATKVPGATGHVVPQQGYYQRAWKSRKLAYQRKPAGKPRRARVSLIEAVKGRIRRRPILYGVLRFPFQFARFLRWGPAEPPETKAKSLGLKVAAYY, from the coding sequence ATGGGCATTTCCCGGAGCGCGCTCAAGATACTGATGAAGGAAGCCTCCCGGCGGCGCTTCGAGGGCCGCCTTCTGACCTTGGGGAGGCAGGATGTTCTATTTTCCGAGGAGGTCCTGCGCGTCGTTGCCCGGGAGTTCGGCTTTAAGCTTGCCCAGACCGAGCCCGCGGCTCCGTCCCACAATCCGGCCTTGGCCGAGGAAGGCTGCATCGGCGACGACTGGCTTTTCGGATCCCTGGGATTCTCCGGGGTCGAGACCTTGGATTTCTCGGACTTCGAATCGGCCCGGCATGTTTTCGACATGAACAGGCCCGCCGCGGAGATTCCCGCTGGCCTGGCGGAGCGATTCGACGTGATCCTGGACGCCGGAACCATAGAGCACGTTTTCAATATTCCCAACGCCTTGGGCGGGATATTTCGAATGCTCAAGCCCGGCGGGCGGGTGATCCATATCGCCCCTTCCTCCAATCACATGGACCACGGCTTCTACATGTTCTCTCCCACTTTGTTTTGGGACTACTACCAAGCCAACGGCTTCGAGATCAACGCCATGCAGGTCTGCCGCTCCACGGGGCACTGGAAGGACGATCCCTGGCAGATCTGCGACTATTTCCCGGGCAGCCTCGACCATTTGGGGATCGGAGGGCTCGACGAGAGCGCTTACGCGGTGGTTTGCGTGGCTACCAAGGTGCCCGGCGCCACCGGGCACGTGGTCCCCCAGCAGGGCTATTACCAGCGCGCCTGGAAATCCCGGAAACTGGCTTATCAGCGCAAGCCCGCCGGGAAGCCCCGGCGGGCCCGGGTTTCCCTCATCGAGGCCGTGAAAGGGCGGATCAGAAGGCGTCCTATCCTTTACGGCGTTCTCCGTTTTCCGTTTCAGTTCGCGCGTTTTCTGAGATGGGGACCGGCCGAGCCCCCGGAGACCAAGGCCAAGAGCCTGGGGTTGAAGGTTGCCGCTTATTACTGA
- a CDS encoding ABC transporter ATP-binding protein, whose amino-acid sequence MNAIQVDGLFKRYRIGLKEEMKKTLVETLLSWGKAPLSQYRRLRRLSRFEEGDDGEDVLWALRGLSFQVEEGEVLGIVGRNGAGKSTLLKILSRITEPTAGRARLRGRVASLLEVGTGFHPELTGRENVYLNGAILGMSKKEIDRKFDEIVAFAEIVRFIDTPVKHYSSGMRVRLAFAVAAHLEPEILLVDEVLAVGDAAFQKKSVGKMQEVSKQGRTVLLVSHSMPSIANLCHRAILLNDGQIEAEGPSHEVIRHYLSKVQSGEGEASWSDPSQAPGTEEARLRSVRILQEGSDRALSTVDISKEVLVEISFWNFQDNAMIHPAIWLKDQLGTFVLASGNGKSMTVGEDPLSGKPYPRGLFRSVCRIPGNFLNEGRYNITAIIGNSHNQSLVLQQDVVCFDVQDTGEMRKEYLGSWAGPVVRPKLGWRTERVGA is encoded by the coding sequence ATGAACGCCATCCAAGTGGACGGGCTTTTCAAGCGCTACCGCATTGGGCTCAAGGAGGAGATGAAGAAGACCTTGGTCGAGACCTTGCTTTCATGGGGGAAGGCCCCCCTGTCCCAATACCGTCGCCTGCGGCGCTTGAGTCGTTTCGAGGAGGGTGACGACGGCGAGGACGTCCTGTGGGCCCTGAGGGGCCTGTCCTTCCAGGTCGAGGAAGGGGAGGTTTTGGGCATCGTGGGGCGCAACGGGGCCGGCAAGAGCACCTTGCTCAAGATTCTGTCGCGCATCACCGAGCCCACCGCGGGGCGGGCGCGCCTGCGGGGGCGGGTGGCCAGCCTTCTCGAGGTTGGGACGGGATTCCACCCCGAGCTCACGGGGCGGGAGAACGTCTACTTGAATGGCGCCATTCTCGGCATGAGCAAGAAGGAGATCGACCGCAAGTTCGACGAGATCGTGGCCTTCGCCGAGATCGTCAGGTTCATAGACACCCCGGTCAAGCATTATTCCTCGGGAATGCGGGTGCGCCTGGCCTTTGCCGTGGCGGCTCACCTGGAGCCGGAGATACTCCTCGTGGACGAGGTCTTGGCCGTGGGGGACGCCGCCTTCCAAAAGAAGTCCGTGGGCAAGATGCAGGAGGTTTCCAAGCAAGGCCGCACCGTTTTGCTGGTCTCGCACAGCATGCCGAGCATCGCCAACCTCTGCCACCGGGCCATTCTCTTGAATGACGGCCAGATCGAGGCCGAGGGCCCCTCGCACGAGGTGATTCGTCACTACCTCTCCAAAGTCCAGAGCGGAGAGGGCGAGGCTTCCTGGAGCGACCCATCCCAGGCTCCCGGCACCGAGGAGGCGCGCCTGCGCTCCGTTAGGATACTCCAGGAGGGCTCGGACCGGGCCTTGTCCACCGTGGACATTTCCAAGGAAGTCTTGGTCGAGATCTCGTTCTGGAATTTCCAGGACAACGCGATGATCCATCCCGCTATCTGGCTCAAGGACCAGCTCGGGACCTTCGTCCTGGCATCGGGGAACGGCAAATCCATGACCGTCGGCGAGGACCCCTTGAGCGGCAAGCCCTACCCGAGGGGCTTGTTCCGGTCGGTCTGCCGGATTCCCGGGAACTTCCTCAATGAGGGGCGCTACAACATTACGGCCATCATTGGGAATTCCCACAACCAGTCTCTGGTCCTCCAGCAAGACGTGGTCTGCTTCGACGTTCAGGACACGGGCGAGATGCGCAAGGAATATCTAGGCTCCTGGGCCGGGCCGGTCGTGCGGCCTAAATTGGGTTGGCGCACCGAGCGGGTGGGGGCCTAG